One Candidatus Aminicenantes bacterium DNA window includes the following coding sequences:
- a CDS encoding methyltransferase yields MIGTVHAVAKGGAGIIRLEDRTVFVPDVIAGETVEFSIEGGQKGIWHGRLQRVLEPSPQRRPAPCRHYRECGGCNLQHMAYDEQLRCKKEILGVNLKKIAAFMPGEPVPVLPSPPFRYRSKIELQVRDSAIGFFRKKSHQLVAIAECLLLGEATERFTLAPPTLPAASTGVLQILSNGSELAARFEKEAGAPVWLTANRSLSFVFPRFGYRCGPEHFIQANLFQMTPMLGLLDGELAGRTNAGTAADLFCGGGFFTLLLARYFPRVLALESDPDNLAALRANLESNRIGNVEVRAADALKAELPPLDLAVLDPPRGGLSPALISRIARAGTKTVIYFSCDSATFARDLRLFFKYGYELRNLRLIDNFPQTDHFEIFSVLKKIDLS; encoded by the coding sequence ATGATCGGCACCGTGCACGCCGTGGCCAAGGGCGGCGCCGGGATCATCCGTCTGGAAGACCGGACGGTGTTCGTGCCCGATGTCATCGCCGGCGAAACGGTGGAATTCTCCATCGAAGGCGGGCAAAAGGGAATCTGGCACGGCAGGCTGCAGCGCGTGCTCGAGCCTTCGCCGCAGCGGCGGCCGGCGCCCTGCCGCCATTACCGGGAATGCGGCGGCTGCAACCTGCAGCACATGGCCTACGACGAACAGCTGCGCTGCAAAAAGGAGATCCTGGGCGTTAACCTCAAAAAGATCGCCGCCTTCATGCCCGGGGAACCAGTCCCTGTCTTGCCATCGCCCCCTTTCCGCTACCGCAGCAAGATCGAACTCCAGGTGCGCGACTCGGCCATCGGCTTTTTCAGGAAAAAATCGCACCAGCTCGTGGCCATCGCCGAGTGCCTTTTGCTGGGCGAAGCAACGGAACGCTTCACGCTGGCGCCGCCGACCCTGCCGGCCGCGAGCACCGGCGTGCTGCAGATACTGAGCAACGGCAGCGAATTGGCGGCCCGGTTTGAAAAAGAGGCCGGCGCGCCCGTCTGGCTGACGGCCAATCGTTCGCTTTCGTTCGTTTTTCCCCGCTTCGGCTATCGCTGCGGTCCCGAGCATTTTATCCAGGCCAACCTGTTCCAGATGACGCCGATGCTGGGATTGCTGGACGGGGAACTGGCCGGGCGAACCAATGCCGGCACCGCCGCCGACCTCTTTTGCGGCGGCGGCTTTTTCACCCTGCTGCTGGCCCGGTACTTCCCGCGGGTACTGGCCCTGGAAAGCGACCCGGACAACCTGGCCGCCCTGCGCGCCAACCTGGAGTCCAACCGCATCGGCAACGTCGAGGTCCGCGCCGCCGACGCCCTGAAGGCCGAGCTGCCTCCCCTGGACCTGGCCGTTCTCGACCCGCCGCGGGGCGGACTATCCCCAGCGCTCATCTCCCGCATCGCCCGGGCCGGAACAAAGACGGTCATTTACTTTTCGTGCGATTCGGCCACCTTCGCCCGCGATTTGCGCCTGTTTTTCAAATATGGCTACGAGCTGCGCAATCTGCGCCTCATCGACAATTTTCCCCAGACCGATCACTTCGAGATTTTCTCGGTCTTAAAAAAAATCGACCTGTCGTAA